In Mesorhizobium sp., one DNA window encodes the following:
- a CDS encoding metal ABC transporter substrate-binding protein, protein MISVVRGVLLGLALTAASVATAHAAEKFKAITTFTVIADIAKNVAGEAAEVDSITRAGAEIHNYQPTPRDIVKAQDADLILWNGLNLETWFERFFRNLRDIPGVVISDGIEPIGISEGPYSGKPNPHAWMSPSDVKIYVDNIAAAFAKYDAANAATYLANAEAYKAKIDAIVDPIRSALDAIPQERRWLVTSEGAFSYLARDFGLRELYLWPINADGQGTPQQVRKVVDAVKANAIPVVFSESTVSADPAQQVARETGAKYGGVLYVDSLSEADGPVPTYLDLLRVTTETIAKGLAQ, encoded by the coding sequence ATGATTTCGGTCGTTCGCGGCGTATTGCTCGGCCTGGCTTTGACGGCGGCTTCCGTCGCCACTGCGCATGCGGCCGAGAAGTTCAAGGCAATCACGACGTTCACGGTCATCGCAGACATCGCGAAGAACGTCGCCGGCGAAGCCGCGGAAGTGGACTCCATCACGCGCGCCGGCGCGGAGATCCACAACTACCAGCCAACGCCGCGTGATATCGTCAAGGCGCAGGACGCAGACCTGATCCTGTGGAACGGGCTCAACCTCGAAACCTGGTTCGAGCGCTTCTTCCGCAATCTGCGTGATATCCCGGGAGTGGTGATATCGGACGGAATCGAGCCGATCGGCATCTCCGAAGGCCCCTATTCGGGCAAGCCCAACCCGCATGCTTGGATGTCGCCGAGCGACGTGAAAATCTATGTCGACAATATCGCGGCCGCTTTCGCCAAATACGATGCGGCGAACGCGGCGACCTATCTCGCCAATGCGGAGGCCTACAAGGCGAAGATCGATGCCATCGTCGACCCGATCCGCTCTGCGCTCGACGCGATCCCGCAGGAGCGGCGGTGGCTGGTGACAAGCGAAGGCGCGTTCTCCTACCTCGCGCGCGATTTCGGTCTCAGGGAGCTCTATCTCTGGCCGATTAACGCGGACGGCCAGGGCACTCCGCAGCAGGTGCGCAAGGTCGTTGATGCCGTGAAGGCCAACGCTATCCCGGTCGTCTTCAGCGAAAGCACGGTGTCGGCGGATCCGGCGCAGCAGGTGGCGCGCGAGACGGGCGCCAAGTATGGCGGCGTGCTTTACGTCGATTCCCTCAGCGAAGCGGACGGACCGGTGCCGACCTATCTCGATCTCCTGCGGGTGACGACCGAAACCATCGCGAAAGGCCTGGCGCAATGA
- a CDS encoding manganese/iron ABC transporter ATP-binding protein → MAPRNPSPLAEAARSDGLVARRITVAYRTGNTALRDASFSIPRGSITALVGVNGSGKSTLFKAIMGFVPLAAGSVTMFGQPAGRALKKNVVAYVPQAEEVDWTFPVLVEDVVMMGRYGHMNFLRIPSRRDNELVAQALDRVGMGEYRKRQIGELSGGQKKRVFLARALAQEGEVILLDEPFTGVDVNTEDAIIALMRGLRDEGKIILVSTHNLGSVPDFCDRVILLNRTVLAEGPTDEVFTRDNLEKAFGGVLRHFVLGGSELHDDEDARQVTVISDDERPLVVYSEKGLTGSAAPAPRKTDEPAE, encoded by the coding sequence ATGGCGCCGCGCAATCCAAGCCCGCTGGCAGAAGCCGCGCGATCCGATGGTCTCGTCGCCAGACGCATCACCGTAGCCTATCGCACCGGCAACACGGCGCTCCGGGACGCCTCCTTCTCCATTCCGCGCGGCTCTATCACCGCGCTCGTCGGCGTGAACGGCTCGGGCAAGTCGACGCTGTTCAAGGCGATCATGGGGTTCGTCCCGCTCGCGGCGGGATCCGTCACCATGTTCGGCCAACCGGCCGGACGCGCGCTGAAGAAGAACGTCGTCGCCTATGTCCCGCAGGCCGAGGAGGTCGACTGGACCTTCCCTGTGCTGGTCGAGGACGTGGTGATGATGGGCCGCTACGGCCACATGAATTTCCTGCGCATTCCGTCGCGCCGCGACAATGAACTCGTAGCGCAGGCGCTCGACCGCGTCGGCATGGGCGAATACCGCAAACGCCAGATCGGGGAGCTTTCCGGCGGCCAGAAGAAGCGCGTCTTCCTGGCCCGCGCCCTGGCGCAGGAGGGCGAGGTGATCCTGCTCGACGAGCCCTTCACCGGCGTCGACGTGAACACCGAGGACGCGATCATCGCGTTGATGCGGGGCCTGCGCGACGAGGGCAAGATCATTCTCGTCTCGACACACAATCTGGGTTCGGTGCCCGACTTCTGCGACCGCGTGATCCTGCTCAACCGCACTGTGCTGGCGGAAGGGCCGACGGACGAAGTGTTCACCCGCGACAACCTCGAGAAAGCGTTCGGCGGCGTGCTGCGTCATTTCGTGCTCGGCGGTTCGGAACTGCACGACGACGAGGACGCGCGGCAGGTGACCGTCATCTCCGACGACGAGCGGCCGCTGGTCGTCTATTCCGAGAAGGGGCTGACCGGGAGCGCCGCCCCCGCCCCGCGCAAGACCGACGAGCCGGCCGAATGA
- a CDS encoding metal ABC transporter permease, translating to MMTTLLEPFGYSYMINAMWVSALVGAVCAFLSAFLMLKGWSLIGDALSHSIVPGVAGAYMLGLPFALGAFLAGGLAAGAMLFLNQRTRLREDAIIGMIFTSFFGLGLFMVSLSPTSVNIQTIVLGNILAITPADTFQLVLIAGVSLAILLAKWKDLMVAFFDENHARSIGLRPGLLKGVFFTLLAACTVAALQTVGAFLVIAMVVTPGATAYLLTDRFPRLIAIAVAIGAVSSFVGAYISYFLDGATGGVIVVLQLAVFLTAFVFAPKHGLLAARRKAREALEAGA from the coding sequence ATGATGACGACGCTGCTCGAGCCGTTCGGCTACAGCTACATGATCAACGCCATGTGGGTTTCGGCGCTGGTCGGCGCCGTCTGCGCCTTCCTGTCGGCCTTCCTCATGCTCAAGGGCTGGTCGCTGATCGGCGACGCGCTGTCGCATTCGATCGTGCCCGGAGTCGCCGGCGCCTACATGCTGGGACTGCCGTTCGCGCTCGGCGCATTCCTCGCCGGCGGGCTCGCGGCCGGCGCCATGCTGTTCCTCAACCAGCGGACCCGGCTGCGCGAGGATGCCATCATCGGCATGATCTTCACCTCCTTCTTCGGGCTCGGCCTGTTCATGGTGTCGCTGTCGCCGACCTCGGTGAACATCCAGACCATCGTCTTGGGCAACATCCTCGCCATCACGCCGGCCGACACGTTCCAGCTGGTGCTGATCGCGGGCGTGTCGCTCGCCATCCTTCTCGCCAAGTGGAAGGATCTGATGGTCGCGTTCTTCGACGAGAACCACGCCCGGTCGATCGGCCTGAGGCCGGGACTGCTGAAGGGCGTCTTCTTCACCCTGCTCGCCGCCTGCACGGTCGCCGCACTGCAGACCGTCGGCGCCTTCCTGGTGATCGCGATGGTCGTCACCCCAGGCGCCACCGCCTATCTTCTGACAGACCGTTTTCCGCGCCTGATCGCGATCGCGGTGGCGATCGGCGCGGTGTCGAGCTTCGTCGGTGCCTACATCTCCTATTTCCTCGACGGCGCGACCGGTGGCGTCATCGTCGTGCTGCAGCTGGCGGTCTTCCTGACCGCCTTCGTCTTTGCGCCCAAGCATGGGCTGCTCGCAGCGCGGCGCAAGGCGCGGGAAGCGCTGGAGGCGGGCGCATGA
- a CDS encoding metal ABC transporter permease, giving the protein MIETLLLPFSFPFMQQAFIVSLLVALPMGLLSPFLVLKGWSLMGDAVSHAVLPGVVLAYLAGLPIGIGAFAAGMFCAVGTGYLRENSRIKEDTVMGVLFSGMFGLGLVLYSMIETELHLDHILFGDMLGVGWVDIAEAGAIAAIVSAALLVRGRDLMLHAFDPQHARAIGLGVGLLHYGLLVLLSLSIVGALKSVGIILAIALLIAPGAIGFLVARRFGVMLAVSVAVAVVASFLGVYLSFFLDSAPAPTIVLLMSGTFVVAFLRAGIASPAEDAAT; this is encoded by the coding sequence ATGATCGAGACCCTGCTCCTCCCCTTCTCGTTCCCGTTCATGCAGCAGGCCTTCATCGTCTCGCTGCTGGTGGCGCTGCCGATGGGGCTCCTGTCGCCGTTTCTGGTGCTGAAAGGCTGGTCGCTGATGGGCGACGCGGTCAGCCACGCGGTGCTGCCCGGCGTGGTGCTGGCCTATCTCGCCGGCCTGCCGATCGGCATCGGCGCCTTCGCCGCCGGCATGTTCTGCGCGGTCGGCACCGGCTATCTAAGGGAGAACAGCCGCATCAAGGAAGACACAGTCATGGGCGTCCTCTTCTCCGGCATGTTCGGACTGGGGCTGGTTCTCTATTCGATGATCGAGACGGAACTGCATCTCGACCACATCCTGTTCGGCGACATGCTGGGCGTCGGCTGGGTGGATATCGCGGAAGCCGGAGCGATCGCGGCGATCGTGTCCGCGGCGCTTCTGGTGCGCGGCCGCGACCTGATGCTGCACGCCTTCGATCCGCAGCACGCCCGCGCCATCGGCCTCGGCGTGGGCCTGCTTCACTACGGGCTTCTGGTGCTGCTTTCGCTGTCGATCGTCGGCGCGCTGAAGTCGGTCGGCATCATCCTCGCCATCGCGCTGCTGATTGCGCCGGGCGCGATCGGCTTCCTGGTGGCTCGTCGGTTCGGCGTGATGCTGGCGGTTTCGGTCGCGGTCGCGGTTGTCGCCTCGTTTCTCGGCGTCTATCTGTCCTTCTTCCTGGACTCCGCACCGGCGCCGACGATCGTGCTTCTGATGTCCGGCACCTTCGTCGTCGCCTTCCTGCGCGCCGGCATCGCCTCGCCGGCGGAGGACGCGGCGACCTGA
- a CDS encoding M48 family metallopeptidase — protein sequence MIFSLLRKPEPRRAAEPLERLHEVAGRSLPLRIVENARARRLTLRIDAGGQGLRVTVPPGISTREVDRFVDRHQGWLEARLAKVPDKPQVRPGVKIPVRGIAHLIVHEPGKRGSVTISEVEGVPALIVHGERTHLPRRVADHLKREAKKDIEALVAKHTSTVGRKAKRISLKDTTSRWGSCTSDGSLSFSWRIMMAKPAVIDYLVAHEVAHLKEMNHGPKFWALCRELCPRTDEARAWLKKNGGALQAIRFE from the coding sequence ATGATCTTCTCCCTCTTGCGAAAACCCGAACCGCGCCGGGCCGCAGAACCGCTCGAGCGGCTGCATGAGGTGGCCGGCCGCTCGCTGCCACTGCGCATCGTCGAGAACGCGCGGGCGCGGCGGCTGACGCTCCGCATCGACGCCGGCGGGCAGGGCCTTCGCGTCACGGTTCCGCCGGGAATCTCGACGCGCGAGGTCGACCGGTTCGTCGACCGGCACCAGGGCTGGCTGGAGGCACGGCTCGCCAAGGTGCCCGACAAGCCGCAGGTGAGGCCGGGCGTTAAGATCCCGGTACGGGGGATTGCGCATCTGATCGTTCACGAGCCGGGCAAGCGCGGCTCGGTCACCATTTCCGAGGTCGAGGGCGTCCCGGCGCTGATCGTCCATGGCGAACGGACCCACCTGCCGCGGCGGGTCGCCGATCACCTCAAGCGCGAGGCGAAGAAAGACATCGAAGCGCTGGTGGCCAAGCATACCTCCACCGTCGGCCGAAAGGCGAAGCGGATCAGCCTCAAGGACACGACCAGCCGCTGGGGTTCCTGCACGTCGGACGGCAGCCTGTCCTTCTCCTGGCGCATCATGATGGCGAAGCCGGCGGTGATCGACTATCTCGTCGCGCACGAGGTGGCGCATCTGAAGGAGATGAACCACGGGCCGAAGTTCTGGGCGCTCTGCCGCGAACTCTGCCCGCGCACCGACGAGGCCCGCGCCTGGCTGAAGAAGAACGGCGGCGCGTTGCAGGCGATCAGGTTCGAGTAG
- a CDS encoding phosphoribosylanthranilate isomerase, with amino-acid sequence MPLDIKICGLSTPETIAAALDGGASHVGFIFFPKSPRNVTPQQAAELRQAATGRAKAVAVTVDATDEFLDSIVTAMKPDMLQLHGKETPERVAEVRERYNLPVMKALSIGEPTDLLPIQGFIGVADRLLLDAKAPKGSELPGGNGMAFDWRLLAALDPGLDYMLSGGLNPGNVAEAIRLANPPGLDVSSGVESTPGVKDVALIDAFFQAVKTAKG; translated from the coding sequence ATGCCTCTCGACATCAAGATATGCGGCCTTTCCACGCCCGAAACGATCGCGGCGGCGCTCGACGGCGGGGCGAGCCATGTCGGCTTCATCTTCTTTCCGAAGAGCCCGCGCAACGTCACTCCGCAGCAGGCGGCGGAGTTGCGGCAGGCGGCGACGGGCCGCGCCAAGGCGGTCGCGGTGACGGTCGACGCGACGGACGAGTTTCTCGACAGCATCGTTACCGCGATGAAGCCCGACATGCTGCAGCTGCATGGCAAGGAAACGCCGGAACGCGTCGCCGAGGTGCGCGAGCGCTACAATTTGCCGGTGATGAAGGCGCTGTCGATCGGAGAACCCACCGACCTGTTGCCCATTCAGGGTTTCATCGGCGTCGCCGACCGGCTGCTCCTCGACGCGAAGGCGCCGAAGGGGTCCGAGCTGCCCGGTGGCAACGGCATGGCGTTCGACTGGCGCCTGCTTGCAGCCCTCGATCCCGGTCTGGACTACATGCTGTCGGGCGGGCTCAACCCCGGCAACGTGGCCGAGGCGATCCGTCTCGCGAACCCCCCCGGACTGGATGTGTCTTCCGGAGTCGAATCCACGCCGGGCGTGAAAGACGTCGCGCTGATCGACGCTTTCTTTCAAGCGGTGAAAACCGCGAAAGGCTGA
- the trpB gene encoding tryptophan synthase subunit beta: MNKPIEPNSFRTGPDEQGMFGIFGGRFVAETLMPLILDLERHWNEAKTDPEFQAELKSLSTYYAGRPSKLYFAEGLTKHLGGARIFFKREDLNHTGSHKINNCLGQILLAKRMGKKRIIAETGAGQHGVASATVAARFGYPCVVYMGATDVERQKPNVFRMKLLGAEVNPVTAGHGTLKDAMNEALRDWVTNVEDTYYLIGTAAGPHPYPELVREFQSVIGTEARQQMLEQEGRLPDVIIAAVGGGSNAIGLFHPFLDDKDVRIIGIEAGGRGLGGIEHCASMNAGKPGVLHGNRTYLLQNADGQILDGHSISAGLDYPGVGPEHSWLRDTGRVEYVPILDDEALDAFQLCTKAEGIIPALESAHAIAHAVKIAPGMSKDQTIIVNLSGRGDKDVHTVAKMMGMEI, translated from the coding sequence ATGAACAAGCCGATCGAGCCCAATTCCTTCCGCACCGGCCCCGACGAGCAGGGCATGTTCGGCATTTTCGGCGGCCGCTTCGTGGCCGAGACGCTGATGCCTCTGATCCTCGACCTCGAACGGCACTGGAACGAGGCCAAGACCGATCCGGAGTTCCAGGCGGAGCTCAAATCCCTGTCGACCTATTATGCCGGGCGGCCGTCGAAGCTCTACTTCGCCGAAGGCCTGACGAAGCATCTCGGCGGCGCCAGGATCTTCTTCAAGCGCGAAGACCTGAACCACACCGGCTCGCACAAGATCAACAACTGCCTCGGCCAGATCCTGCTCGCCAAGCGCATGGGCAAGAAGCGTATCATCGCCGAGACGGGTGCGGGCCAGCACGGGGTCGCCTCCGCCACCGTCGCGGCGCGGTTCGGCTACCCTTGCGTGGTCTATATGGGCGCCACCGACGTCGAACGGCAGAAGCCGAATGTGTTCCGCATGAAGTTGCTGGGCGCCGAGGTGAACCCGGTAACGGCCGGCCACGGCACGCTGAAGGACGCGATGAACGAGGCGCTGCGCGACTGGGTGACCAATGTCGAGGACACCTACTACCTGATCGGCACCGCAGCGGGCCCGCACCCCTATCCGGAACTGGTGCGCGAGTTCCAGTCGGTGATCGGCACGGAGGCGCGCCAGCAGATGCTGGAGCAGGAGGGCCGACTGCCGGACGTGATCATCGCCGCGGTCGGCGGCGGATCCAACGCGATCGGCCTGTTCCATCCCTTCCTCGACGACAAGGATGTACGCATTATCGGTATCGAGGCCGGCGGGCGAGGACTCGGCGGCATCGAGCATTGCGCGTCGATGAACGCCGGCAAGCCCGGGGTTTTGCACGGCAACCGCACCTACCTTCTGCAGAACGCGGACGGCCAGATCCTCGACGGCCACTCGATCTCGGCCGGGCTCGACTACCCGGGCGTCGGGCCGGAGCATTCCTGGCTGCGCGACACCGGCCGCGTCGAATACGTGCCGATCCTCGACGACGAGGCGCTGGACGCCTTCCAGCTCTGCACCAAGGCGGAAGGGATCATTCCGGCGCTCGAATCCGCCCACGCGATCGCGCATGCCGTCAAGATCGCGCCCGGCATGAGCAAGGACCAGACGATCATCGTCAACCTGTCGGGGCGCGGCGACAAGGACGTGCATACGGTGGCGAAGATGATGGGGATGGAGATTTGA
- the trpA gene encoding tryptophan synthase subunit alpha translates to MTTRIDRRMARLKGEGRPALVTYFMGGDPDYATSLSIMKALPRAGADIIELGMPFSDPMADGPAIQAAGLRALKSGQTLRKTLDMAAEFRRSDDETPIVMMGYYNPIYIYGVDRFLADAKTAGIDGLIVVDLPPEMDEELCIPALKAGLNFIRLATPTTDDRRLPKVLENTSGFVYYVSMTGITGSALADTGKVAAAVKRIKGHTDLPVCVGFGVKTAEQARTIGASADGVVVGTAIVNAIASVLGPKGEKTADPADAVATLVSGLAAGVRAARLAPAE, encoded by the coding sequence ATGACCACCCGTATCGACCGGCGCATGGCGCGACTGAAAGGCGAGGGCCGCCCGGCGCTCGTGACCTATTTCATGGGCGGCGACCCGGACTACGCCACGTCGCTGTCGATCATGAAGGCACTGCCACGGGCCGGAGCCGACATCATCGAACTCGGCATGCCCTTTTCCGACCCGATGGCGGACGGACCAGCCATCCAGGCGGCTGGCCTCAGGGCGCTGAAATCGGGCCAGACGCTGCGCAAGACTCTCGACATGGCGGCCGAGTTCCGCAGGAGCGACGACGAAACGCCGATCGTCATGATGGGTTACTACAACCCGATCTATATCTATGGCGTCGACCGGTTCCTGGCCGATGCCAAGACCGCCGGGATCGACGGGCTCATCGTCGTCGACCTGCCGCCGGAAATGGACGAGGAACTGTGTATACCGGCACTCAAGGCCGGCCTGAACTTCATCCGCCTCGCGACGCCGACGACCGACGACAGGCGATTGCCGAAGGTGCTCGAAAACACATCCGGCTTCGTCTACTACGTGTCGATGACCGGCATCACCGGCTCGGCGCTGGCCGACACGGGCAAGGTGGCCGCCGCCGTCAAGCGCATCAAGGGACATACGGACCTGCCTGTCTGCGTCGGCTTCGGCGTCAAGACCGCCGAGCAGGCGCGCACCATCGGCGCCTCGGCCGACGGCGTCGTGGTGGGCACAGCGATCGTCAATGCGATCGCCAGCGTGCTGGGTCCCAAGGGCGAGAAGACGGCCGATCCGGCCGACGCTGTCGCGACTCTGGTGTCGGGTCTGGCGGCCGGCGTGCGCGCGGCGCGCCTTGCTCCCGCCGAATAG
- the accD gene encoding acetyl-CoA carboxylase, carboxyltransferase subunit beta has product MNWITNYVRPKINSMLGRRDIPENLWIKDPETGEMVFHKDLEENQWVIPSSGHHMKISARNRLKFFLDNGEYAVVENPRAVVDPLKFRDEKRYVDRLKDAKAKTGLDDAILTARGTIEGLPIVACVQDFAFMGGSLGMAAGEAIIKAFEIALAERRPMVLFAASGGARMQEGILSLMQLPRTTVAVERLREAGLPYVVVLTNPTTGGVTASYAMLGDIHIAEPGALIGFAGPRVIEQTIREKLPEGFQRAEYLMEHGMVDMVVSRLEMRETVARLLKILMHTPVAQADAHMARAAAPASAAGA; this is encoded by the coding sequence ATGAACTGGATCACAAACTACGTCCGCCCGAAGATCAATTCGATGCTCGGACGCCGCGACATCCCGGAGAATCTCTGGATCAAGGATCCGGAGACCGGAGAGATGGTCTTCCACAAGGACCTGGAGGAGAACCAGTGGGTCATCCCCTCCTCCGGCCATCACATGAAGATCTCCGCCCGGAACCGGCTGAAGTTCTTTCTCGACAACGGCGAATATGCCGTCGTCGAAAATCCCAGGGCCGTGGTCGACCCACTGAAATTCCGCGATGAGAAACGCTATGTCGACCGGCTGAAGGACGCCAAAGCCAAGACCGGTCTCGACGACGCGATCCTGACGGCGCGCGGCACGATCGAGGGGCTGCCCATTGTCGCCTGCGTGCAGGATTTCGCCTTCATGGGCGGGTCGCTCGGCATGGCGGCCGGCGAGGCGATCATCAAGGCGTTCGAGATCGCGCTGGCTGAGAGGCGTCCGATGGTGCTGTTCGCGGCGTCCGGCGGCGCGCGCATGCAGGAGGGCATCCTGTCGCTGATGCAGTTGCCGCGCACGACGGTCGCGGTCGAGCGGCTGCGCGAGGCGGGACTCCCCTATGTCGTGGTGCTGACCAACCCGACCACCGGGGGCGTCACCGCCTCCTATGCCATGCTGGGAGACATCCATATCGCTGAGCCGGGCGCGCTGATCGGTTTTGCCGGACCCCGCGTCATCGAGCAGACGATCCGCGAGAAACTGCCGGAAGGGTTCCAGCGTGCGGAATACCTGATGGAGCACGGCATGGTCGACATGGTCGTGTCGCGACTGGAGATGAGAGAGACGGTCGCCCGCCTGCTCAAGATCCTGATGCACACGCCGGTGGCGCAGGCGGACGCCCATATGGCGCGCGCCGCCGCTCCCGCGAGCGCTGCCGGCGCCTAG
- a CDS encoding folylpolyglutamate synthase/dihydrofolate synthase family protein — MTKSAAEREIDRLMTLHPKGFDLSLGRIRRLLDRLDNPQNRLPPVIHIAGTNGKGSAAAFSRALLEANGQIVHVHTSPHLVNWHERYRIGAPGGGRFVEDEVFADAIRRVGTANDGQAITVFEMLTAVGFLLFSEHPADVAIIEVGLGGRFDATNVIENPAACAIMPVSLDHEAYLGDRVELIAAEKAGIIKRGRPVVVGAQDSDAAREVIVGTAERQGAPAHVYGQDFIAFEENGRLIYQDEDGLLDLPPPRLPGRHQFANAAAAIATVKAAGFSLAVAHVEKAMQTVEWPGRLQRLSAGRLTDFAPPGAELWLDGGHNPGASVVVAEAIIEQEERFPRPLFLICGMINTKDQTNFFRAFQGVARHVFTVPVNMSEASVPNAVLAAHAAEAGLSAEPVASIENALLLLRDNWDEDTPPRILICGSLYLAGEVLRLNGTPPK, encoded by the coding sequence ATGACCAAAAGCGCTGCCGAACGCGAGATCGATCGGTTGATGACCCTGCATCCGAAGGGGTTCGACCTGTCGCTCGGCCGGATTCGCCGGCTGCTCGACCGCCTCGACAACCCACAGAACCGCCTGCCGCCGGTAATTCACATCGCCGGCACCAACGGCAAGGGCTCGGCGGCGGCCTTCTCGCGCGCCCTCCTGGAAGCGAACGGGCAAATCGTCCACGTCCACACTTCGCCGCACCTCGTGAACTGGCACGAGCGCTATCGGATCGGTGCGCCCGGCGGCGGCAGGTTCGTCGAGGACGAGGTGTTCGCAGATGCAATCAGGCGGGTCGGAACGGCGAATGACGGCCAGGCGATTACCGTGTTCGAGATGCTGACGGCCGTCGGCTTCCTGCTGTTTTCCGAGCACCCTGCGGATGTGGCGATCATCGAGGTTGGGCTCGGCGGCCGCTTCGACGCGACCAATGTGATCGAAAACCCGGCCGCGTGCGCGATCATGCCGGTCTCACTCGACCACGAGGCCTATCTCGGAGACCGGGTGGAGCTGATCGCGGCCGAAAAGGCCGGCATCATCAAGCGCGGCCGTCCGGTGGTGGTGGGCGCGCAGGACAGCGACGCGGCGCGCGAGGTAATCGTCGGCACCGCCGAGCGCCAGGGTGCGCCGGCCCATGTCTACGGCCAGGATTTCATCGCCTTCGAAGAGAACGGGCGGCTGATCTACCAGGACGAGGACGGACTTCTGGACCTGCCGCCGCCGCGGCTTCCCGGACGGCACCAGTTCGCCAATGCCGCAGCCGCCATCGCGACGGTCAAGGCCGCCGGTTTCAGCCTCGCCGTCGCGCATGTCGAGAAAGCGATGCAAACGGTCGAATGGCCGGGGCGGCTTCAGCGCCTCAGCGCCGGCCGCCTGACCGATTTCGCGCCGCCCGGCGCGGAGCTCTGGCTCGACGGCGGGCATAATCCGGGGGCGAGCGTCGTCGTCGCCGAAGCGATCATCGAGCAGGAGGAGCGGTTCCCCCGGCCACTTTTCCTGATCTGCGGCATGATCAACACCAAGGATCAGACCAACTTCTTCAGGGCGTTCCAGGGCGTGGCCCGCCACGTCTTCACCGTTCCCGTCAATATGAGCGAGGCCAGCGTGCCGAATGCGGTGCTCGCCGCACATGCGGCGGAAGCGGGCTTGTCGGCGGAACCGGTCGCCTCGATCGAGAACGCGCTGCTGCTGTTGCGCGACAACTGGGACGAGGACACGCCGCCGCGCATCCTCATCTGCGGCTCGCTTTACCTGGCCGGCGAGGTGCTGCGACTGAACGGAACGCCACCGAAATGA
- the trxA gene encoding thioredoxin, with protein sequence MATVKVDKNNFAADVLQSAEPVVVDFWAEWCGPCKMIGPSLDEISNEMAGKVKIAKLNIDENPELAAQFGVRSIPTLMMFKGGEVADIKVGAAPKTALSHWISGNV encoded by the coding sequence ATGGCCACCGTCAAGGTCGACAAGAACAACTTCGCTGCGGACGTTCTGCAGTCCGCCGAACCCGTGGTCGTGGATTTCTGGGCGGAATGGTGCGGCCCTTGCAAGATGATCGGTCCGTCGCTCGACGAGATTTCCAACGAGATGGCCGGCAAAGTGAAGATCGCCAAGCTCAACATCGACGAGAATCCGGAACTCGCCGCCCAGTTCGGCGTCCGCTCGATCCCGACGCTGATGATGTTCAAGGGCGGCGAAGTCGCCGACATCAAGGTCGGCGCCGCGCCGAAGACCGCGCTGTCGCACTGGATCTCCGGCAACGTCTGA